The sequence ACAGtgaaaattgtaatttaatGGTGGGGCTCATTTTCCATCACAGCCCCTTGGTGAAATTCACATGAAAGTCACATGAATTTCACCAAAggatcaataataataataattattattttaataatagaTCATGTATTTGTAACtataattttgttttacttATCAAAATCTGCAAAGTAGTAtcaaaagtaacatttttactATAGTTACTCGAGTAACAtgatattaacccttgtgttgtcttcccgtcaaccacgtaactttttgtttttggtcgATTTCTTCCAGGTTTTTTTCTcggcattttttatttatttttgttgtcaatttcttcCAGcaatttttatgatgtttttgtagatttttccaGCTATTTTTGTCAATTTACTTCTcgcgtttttgaagctttttcccaacatttttgtcacttttcttttttaaaaggttattttgtctttttgttcatttttcttcaaatacaatcaaattgaataaaagtaATGAACTGGTTGAAACCATCTACGGtattttctttgacaatttgtatgcaaaaaaaaaaaaaaaaaatcctatgtAGTGGAATGAAAAGTACAATAATTTCAATAATATAGTGGCAAATATCAGAAAATGTAGATACTTAAGTGGATCCACCTCAAAAGTGTACTAAAGTACCATACATGAGTAAATTTACTTAGGCTACTTCCCACCACTGCTGTTTGTTAGTTTAACTGGAGATATACTGTATGAGATATGTGTACTCCTATACAATGTAATGGAATATAATACTTTTAACTACTGCCTTAAAATTAACCGTGGAATTGAAAttaattacacacaaaaactgaaTTCTTTACAAAATAAGAGTTATTTTGCGGGGCTGTTGTATTAGATTGCAttaaagtatacatatatacttaaTAGATGGACAACTTGGTGTAGTACattcctacatttttttttttttttttaaatcactgttcactgaataaaaaaactcaatTGCTACGAAGTTAAAATTGTTCTTACAGCTACTTTATTTTACACCTCTGCTTAAAAAGGTCAAACAACAAACTGAACAGCATGTGACACTGAaagaattttatttatatttttactttaacaaaGTTCATGTAGTCTTCAAGTATCTAAACACTGGAatgttttcaaaatcaaaagttTTAAACCGCAAATGTTCAACTTCTAAACAAAGCTGTTAGTTGTGAATGCTAAAACCAAGAGAGATCAATTCTATTCAGACACTCTCAAAAGACGTTTTTCAGATAGCATTGCTGCGGTCATTTAAATAGTGAGCTGTGAAGCCTCCTGTACCAAAGGCTTCAAGGCACTGAGGTCTCGCAGGAGAGAGGACACCCCCACACAAAACCACATATCCCTGGTGCGGCCTGCGGGAGCACTGTAGGACTCAATCTCCACTCCCTCTGTGGCCAACAGTCCTAAACCAAAAACAATGGAAAAGAGAAAACGGGTGcaaattaaagaaagaaaatcacagCTATTTAGTCCTAAGAAGTCATAACTCAATACCACCTTTCATCAAAATTGGAAGTCTTAGGATAACAAACAATGttataaaacatacaatatactgtatactgtgtcTGTTCCACTGAGGTTATATTCAATGTTTGCGGGGACTGATACGCTGCATATCTACAGGAATAATGTGTATTGTAATATTTACTCCATTAAAAGTTAAGtttgaagaaaatgtgtttattttgttaaaagcaaaaataaaaaagacaacattttaaacaaatgtatggGTCTAAATTGCTAATATCTTACATCTAGAAGCCACAGAGATTGGCAGAATCAGAATTATAAAGGAGGGAAACAGAGCTAGCTTAGCTGTGTGAGACTCGTactttacacaatgagattatAAAAGAGTATCAATTTATCATGAAATGGCATGACAAATACTCTGGTGTATAGAAGATCAGAAATAAGAATTGTTAACTTCCCTGGAAAAGAAGGTAAGATTGTCTTATCCATTTATTAAGTATTTATTCTGATTTCTCCAGTATTGTTCACACCTTTTTAGTTAGGTTcatatagttatttattttagccacTTGGGGGAGTATTGCACTGGGTGTGGGACGTCACTGGGAGTTAGGTATATTTACAGGTGTGGATGGCGGGGAACACACGGTTCTTACCGTAGCCGTGAGCATGCCACATCTCTTTATTAATAAGCACTGGGTAAAGTACTATTTTATGTGAAATACCCTTTTTtctactttataataaaaacggGAACACCACCCAAAGACAATCAATGCCTGGACTTAAGATCTTTTTGCTACGCTTTGAGAGCACCATGCCATCAATGCCGAAGCTTATAGGATAGCCTCCACAACGTAAGAAcccaaacttaaaaaaacaaaaaaaaagtctgagacTTTTTGGAGTCCTTGACACACTAATGAATTTCTGTTGGTGTCTCTGTGTAAAATTTTGACGCTTGAAACAGGACTTTGACGAAGTTTGTTTTGCGTTTTACATAGCTGAAACTTTGTACCATCACTTGAAATGACTAACATGTTTGCCCTGCTTAAGATCCATCCAGAGTGTGTATGCAGAGACTAACTAGTTGTATGTAAATGgcctgttcttatatagcgctattctagtcttaacgactactcaaacggcttttacatagtacaagaACGAATTACCATTTACACACTGTGTCCGAGAATGTGCCATAAAGGTGCAACCAGCTCATCAGATAAAAACTCACATACTTACACAGATGGCGCAGTATCTGGGGtaactctgggttcagtgtcttgcctaaggacacttcaacatgggactccagggccagggatcgaacccacaaccttttgATTGACCGCTCTAccgctgagccacagctgccccatCTTTATCTATCAGTTGTGGCCTTATTCTAAACATACTGGTTAACTGtatcattttaaaagtttcttaCCAGCCACTGAAGATAGGAGCTGAGGACTTGCAGAGGCCTTGAAGAACAGCAAGTTTCCAGTGAGAGAGACCGGCTGTTTGAACACACTGTCGCTCAGCTCCAATAGGACTGGTACACCACCTTGAACTGAGCCACTTGCTTTGTAGCTGCTGCCATTGGCAACAATCTCCACCTTACACACGCCACTGGCCGCCTCATCAGATGCACAGTGGTTCTGGTTCACCTGAAGAGTCCACATGTATGAAAATATTATTTCCTTAACACTCATTATTGTCATGTGGCATGTGCCAGAAGAAGTTCAAGTTGTACCGTGATTCCAGACTCCTTGGCTAGGCTGAGTACATTGATGAGGTTCGGGCAGCAGCCAGATTCATGGTTCAGCAGTCCAACCAGTACTGATGAAGTCATGTAACCAGTGGAGGACTTCATGCAATCCCCtggtttgaagaaaaaaatagtgaTAACTGCCACTACTATCAAGTGAAACATTCAAAGCAAAAatgctgattaaaaaaaaaaaaaaaactaaacactaCATGGTCATCACTATGATAGTGCCTTTTTCACAATCATACCACCAGAGGGAGTATATTCCCCACCATTAAAATACTGCCCCCCCCTTTTCAGGTTACACAAACTGGTTGGACCAGTAGTTTTACCTTGCGTAGTGATTTTGACATGTTTTAACGTTTTCTTAGAAGAAGTGGCGCATGATTGCAGCACAGCTCCAACAGCTTCTCCCAGTTTGATCAACTGCTGAGATTCCTCGGAGAACGTATTGGCCAGAACCTGTGCATTTACCTTAAAAAAGGAGAAGACATGGAATCAGACTGCTTTTGTGAACTCAATGTGATCACAAATTTAGAAAACAGATGCAATTGAGCATTATCAGACCCACATTACAGCCATGACGGGCAATATCTCACCTTCTTTAATGTAACTTCCATCAGTGGATATCAATTTTCATAGGAAATGTGTTACTTTCTTACAATGCTACAAGTTGGTCATATAACCAGTTCTTGTGAATCTTTGTGGGTCCATTTTAGAGTTAATATTTCCTCATGATGTATCACTCATCTTCCAAAACGCTAATAAATCAGAAACTTACATTAAAGAAGTCAAACAATTTAGGTGGCTACACAAACCTGAGcagtatttttatttgtgtaaaaaCTTGTTTGGCACTTACTTCAGCTTAATCTCTCCTAACCGCTTATTCATAACTATGGTGCCTTATTGTTAGAAATATCATGTAAATAAATGctaacatctgtttttttttttttacttaaaaaaaaaaaaaaaaaaaaagcttttccaATATTGTacaatcatttttttgtcaaaatatgACAAACTAAGCATCAAACGAAGTGCATTTATTCCTTGCTTGGAAAGTGTAGAATGGAAAGACCTCACAAATGCTTCCTGTATGATGTTGCTGACACAGAGCTCTGAGCTCCCCTTACATgctgtacataaataaataaaaaataaatcaaatccaTCAAACCTTGTCATATTGTCATTACAGTAAAGTAAGGGAAAAAAATTGTCTCCAAACACATGAAAACAGCTGAGGTAATGTTCTCTGTAGCTTGTGCTTAGAGACAACGACTTTTAGACAGAAAGCCTGCGTTACGCACAGGGAGGAAGGGTCTAATAAAAGATGTGATCCAATTACATTATTGCATTTTTCATAGAACTTACTGCTCCAACCAGCTTCTTGCCCTTCACCATGTCCACAATCTGCAGAGCGATGTCCTCCCCACAGCGAGCCTGAGCCTCCTTCGTACTGGCTCCCAGGTGAGGACAGCTGATGACATTAGGATGGTCGACCAATGAGCGGTTCTTAGGAGGCTCCTGTGgccaaacataaacacaaagtaagaTGTAGGCTGCTGCAGCACCTCGTGTATTAATACCAATGAGTGAGTAAAGACAAGTTATTGTCGGAATAATCTTGCCTCAACAAAGACATCAAGTCCTGCTCCTCCGCACTGTCCAGACTCCAAAGCTCTGACGAGAGCAGCTTCATCGATGATGCCCCCTCGTGCACAGTTCACAACCTTTACTCCTTTCTTGCATTTAGCAAACGTTTCGTCATTGAGCAGACCTTGtgggaaaaatgttttgttttaaatccatAAATTAGGTAAAATTTATGATGGCTATATAATCATGAGAGCTTTAGTAAAACTCACCAACAGTAGAGGGCATTAGTGGAGTGTGGACAGTAATATAGTCACACTGGGGCCACAGCTGCTCCAGAGACATCTGCTCCACCCCCCAGCTGGTAGTCACTTCAGGAGGAGTGATTGGATCATAGCCAATTGTctaagaagcaaaaaaaaaaaccaatctTGCCATGTTTGTTTCATCTAATCGTCAAAGTGCAATTAACCACTGAGAAACGCAACCAATCCTAACATGTATAATCTCGTTACTTACCCTCATGCCAAATGATTGCATTCTTGAGGCAACTTCCTTTCCAATTCTTCCAAGACCAACTATTCCGAGGACCTTGCCATACAGCTCTGCACCCATGAACTGTAAaattaagaaacaaaacaatgaccCTGTCCAAGTGTCACATCTGATTACTGATGACTGGCTGAACAACGGCGCCGACCATGCAACAGTAATAGCTATGTGTGCCAACTGCAAACATGGTCATTCAAAAAGTACACGGGGGTAAACTACAATGTATGCTTACCTTTTTGCGATCCCAGTTCCCTTGTTTCATCGACATTGCAGCTTGAGGCACATTTCTGCAAACAGAATGGCACAATTAATAGCACTAAAAAGACTGAGCGTGTCGACCATTGCTCATCTCACCTTGAGAGGCTCATCAGCAGGGCACATGTCAGCTCGGCAGCACTGATCGTGTTGCCACTTGGTGTGCTGGAGAAAACAGGCTACAGTTAATGGACAGTACATAATATTGAAACAGCACAGTAACTCAAATTTGTGCGTAGCGTGGAGACTTACTTCATTACAATAACACCCTTTTTGGTGGCAGCATCAACATCCACATTGTCCACACCAGTTCCAGCTCTCCCAATGATTTTGAGATTTGCAGCATTGATGATATCAGCTGTTACCTTCGTTGCAGATCTAACCACAAGGCCATCATAGTCCTAGGATGGTTAGAAAAACCATAcagttgtgttttatgtgaCTGGTTAAAGCCTTCAGGGCCACCTAAACCCACAGATTTACTGTGTCCATTACTTTGTGGTACATTAATCAATGCAAAATGTTTAATCATTTGCACAACAATATAAACTGATATGATGAGGGCCTTAACACGCTGATTATTACCTCATCTTATGGCCCCGTCTTATAGAGgagcattttgtaaaaaaaaaaatgaaattttaatACTACAAATGTTTTAGTTACAATTTATATCATACAAACTTAAATACATGAGTCTACTAATATTATCATAAAGTAAGAATGCTTTTGCACCTAACCTTATTTGCCCCGTTAGTAAAGTTTGGGCTAATGTGAAAGCTGTTACATTAGCTAAATCTGGTGAAAAGTAAACAATGGTACTGAGACCGCTTCATTAGTGGTGGGAAAGTAAACTGACCAACCCAAAGGCCTGCGTGATAACAGCATGTGTGGTTTTCTTTGCATAAATTTAATAGCTGAAAAACAGCTGATCATTTGTGGCTAAAAAAAAGCTATCTCCATAGATATAGTTGTTCTATATCTATCTCCTAATCTGTGCAAGTGATGTGTGGCCTCTATTGATACAAGATCATTTTGTAACCATGGTAACATGAAAATTTTCCTTTACACATCTTAAAAGTGATCGATGAAAGTAGAACCAGAGGTGCTTTTAACTTGTGTCCTACTGTGAGTATTTTAGCAGTTCCCCAATAATAAAGCAAGTGAAATGTAGCGACAACACGGTAGCTATGCGCCGGTATTATTATGGTACAAAATGCTTCTTTTGGACATGTTTCTTGTCTTTAATTGCAATTTATGATAACCTATATGGGTCCAGACTAATAATGTTCAgactaaattacttttttgtgagCTCTTTGTGAACACCAGAGAAGATAAATATGCTCATAAGCAGAAACCAAAAACTGATAAGTAAATAGTCCACTGCTCAGTAAATATGCCGTCATGTTTAGTCCTCTTGGTTCATTTGTAaaaagccagtgtaaagatgAATCTGACCAGAACAAAAAAGGCTACATGTTTTGGGTTCAGATTCAAATAACCTAGCAACAGGTGTGAAAGCACTGTAACTGACACCCAGCACAAATGGGGGCAGGTAGGAACAGTTTATGAGACTTACTGGGTTGAGGGTAACCTAACATCACATCACTCTGTTCTAAAGGTCTTTACGCTGGCTTCCTATCTCCAAGATAATTGATTTCAAAAGACTACTGTTGGTTTATAAAGCACTgaatggtttagggccaaaatccatttctgatctgctgctacaTTGTGAACCATCCAGACCTCCCAGGTTGTCCGGGTCAACTAAAGACGGCTTGCCTAACAAGAGAAGAGGTAGGGGAAAAGGGAACCATAGCTTACTTTTGCCCAAGGGCCTAACAGTGGGATAGACCAGCCCTGGATCTATTGCAAAACATTACAATGAATTCAGGTTGAATGGCAACATTTCCACTGCAACCCATTACTTCTAATCTGACAAATCTAAATTGCACGAAGTTGTTATTAAATGCACAGCCTCCTGAGTCCTGATGAAGGCTGCCAATCTGCCGCATGTGTCAAAGTGATGCGAGACCCGGTAAAGTCAGAGATGAGTTGCATCAGCCTCCCAAGGGGCGGTACAAAACGTACAATCAATTGTCACATCCAGCAAAATGCTTGTCCGCGTAAAAAGAAAAGCGCGTGAATActtaaaaacatgcacacattttacattaaactttacatgaaaaaaaaaccccgATAGGCTTAATTTTCCCCtttattttcaacaacaaaattgCGGCGGCAACAATGACACGAGCTTTTAAAATGATGCTAGCTAAAGctaaacttgttttaaaaatgaatggcaaAAGGTTGCACGCTACGTAGGAAAGACACCCGGTGCATGTACGCAGTACCCTACTCAAGTGCCAACTTTACCTTAATCTCCGCCATCAATTCATCCTTTTTCATATTCTGTTTTTCCGTAACTCGGATGCCATTTTCCTCCAGAATAGTCTTGCAGCGAGGGTCAACACTTTCACTGATTAAAACCGTCTTGATGAAAATAGGTGCCatcttggtgttttttttctcttcggGTGGTAGTTGGTGGTAATTGGTGTTGGGTAGCTAAAGTGATGGACACGGCTTTCCCTCTGCTGGTTTTGAAAGGTTTTCTCTGATTTAAGACAGCCCCCTTTCCCAATAAACCCGCCTCAGCTCTGACGTAACGTGCCCTCCATACTGGAGCACAGTTTGACCATAATGCCCTTCTCTTAATGCATCCTTCATGCTGAGACCAGTTTGAAGCGAGTATCAAGCCATTAACAACGGTAGATAAGTGTTCCGATATTGCTAACTCACTGTTAGCATGCGTTCAAAATGTTCATCACGCAAAGGTACAGAAGTAGCCTACtttcaattataaaaataaaagttggcAGGGTAGTCAGGAAATGGTTTATGTCAGTGTTATTGTTTGAACATGTTTTGCATCTAGCATCTCACTTTCACCTCGGTAAGTTAGCAAGTACATAGTGCACAACAGAAAACTTCCGTGTAGgttgcttcaaaataaaagcacttcctgtgaggGTTTGCAGTAAAACTAATTTCCCGTTAAACAATAATGTTAatagtgagttttaatcacactGTAATTGACCATTTCCTTTAGACAACCttagttt is a genomic window of Etheostoma spectabile isolate EspeVRDwgs_2016 chromosome 11, UIUC_Espe_1.0, whole genome shotgun sequence containing:
- the phgdh gene encoding D-3-phosphoglycerate dehydrogenase; amino-acid sequence: MAPIFIKTVLISESVDPRCKTILEENGIRVTEKQNMKKDELMAEIKDYDGLVVRSATKVTADIINAANLKIIGRAGTGVDNVDVDAATKKGVIVMNTPSGNTISAAELTCALLMSLSRNVPQAAMSMKQGNWDRKKFMGAELYGKVLGIVGLGRIGKEVASRMQSFGMRTIGYDPITPPEVTTSWGVEQMSLEQLWPQCDYITVHTPLMPSTVGLLNDETFAKCKKGVKVVNCARGGIIDEAALVRALESGQCGGAGLDVFVEEPPKNRSLVDHPNVISCPHLGASTKEAQARCGEDIALQIVDMVKGKKLVGAVNAQVLANTFSEESQQLIKLGEAVGAVLQSCATSSKKTLKHVKITTQGDCMKSSTGYMTSSVLVGLLNHESGCCPNLINVLSLAKESGITVNQNHCASDEAASGVCKVEIVANGSSYKASGSVQGGVPVLLELSDSVFKQPVSLTGNLLFFKASASPQLLSSVAGLLATEGVEIESYSAPAGRTRDMWFCVGVSSLLRDLSALKPLVQEASQLTI